A genome region from bacterium SCSIO 12844 includes the following:
- a CDS encoding BON domain-containing protein: MFNKTQFIILTVIGSVALTAISGCAPAVVAGASGAAIGTAAGANSVPVKTQASDMQIKINAIDLLKDYPALKNNSNVEIIVFNRIVLLLGQVPTEAIQTSLANKIANLAGVQIVYNQLTVGPSVSVGTYASDSLITTSVISSLIANGINSFKYKVVTEQGIVYMMGAVTKSEAKEASTVASQVSGVHKVIEAYSIVPSNKDDQYASDSSMKQTSVANDNNDLSSNEQSMDANKAKSNTAIGPAGPV, encoded by the coding sequence ATGTTTAATAAGACTCAATTTATTATTCTAACAGTAATTGGTAGTGTGGCTTTAACTGCAATTAGTGGCTGCGCTCCTGCAGTTGTTGCGGGTGCTTCAGGTGCTGCAATTGGTACAGCAGCTGGTGCTAATAGTGTACCTGTTAAAACACAAGCATCAGATATGCAAATTAAAATCAATGCAATTGATTTATTAAAAGACTATCCAGCACTCAAGAATAATTCCAATGTTGAAATTATTGTATTTAATAGAATTGTTTTATTACTAGGACAGGTACCAACAGAGGCGATTCAAACTTCTTTAGCAAATAAAATTGCTAATTTAGCTGGTGTTCAAATTGTTTATAATCAATTAACTGTAGGTCCGTCTGTGAGTGTTGGTACCTACGCATCAGATAGTTTAATTACAACTTCTGTTATATCAAGCTTAATTGCAAATGGAATAAATAGTTTTAAATATAAAGTAGTTACTGAACAAGGCATTGTTTATATGATGGGGGCGGTAACAAAATCAGAAGCTAAAGAAGCATCAACTGTAGCGAGTCAGGTATCTGGTGTTCATAAAGTTATAGAAGCATATTCAATTGTACCTTCAAATAAGGATGATCAGTATGCTAGTGATTCCTCAATGAAGCAAACTTCGGTTGCTAATGATAATAATGATTTATCTTCTAATGAACAATCGATGGATGCTAATAAAGCAAAAAGTAATACAGCGATTGGGCCAGCAGGGCCTGTGTAA
- the mnmC gene encoding bifunctional tRNA (5-methylaminomethyl-2-thiouridine)(34)-methyltransferase MnmD/FAD-dependent 5-carboxymethylaminomethyl-2-thiouridine(34) oxidoreductase MnmC, whose translation MKPAKINWQASGEPISQQFDDIYFSKSGGIEETEYVFIQHNFLKARFLACDDQFVIAETGFGTGLNFLATAKLWQQTVAKTSKLIYYSVEKYPLTKKDLEQALSLWLQLNKLSNQLIKGYPNTLYEGNFTIQIADNITLVLLLGDALDVFKRMDIKVDAWFLDGFAPSKNESMWKDSLFKEIAKLSKNNTTFATFTAASIVRKGLETCGFSVLKDKGFGFKREMLYGSYNLEKKPLPKTKPWFMPKQKKQTINHVAIIGGGLAGCALAYELSKVKIKSSIYEKSDDIASGASGNPVGMVRPYLTLDYNASDQFHSTGFILLEQFLNQHKDQIQFNQTGLIEVIQQIDEVWYQKLINKRQLNTDIIQLADSNKVASLTNLAMNHKAFYYPKCFSIYPKSLCQLWIQLADHYVDIKMKHDVVNLNKIDNSWQVATQNSSYKYDAVIIAGGYGAIKHFEQTKDIPVFASVGQITCIKGDLNSQTMISNGGYIVKDCVNGLYVLGATYRDNGDYALEVREHDDQLNLSLLDKLGIDKRMVDILSSRVSMRCVTSDHMPLVGRVPDYGEYNSLYQYHLAKGTPWWQLDQPQLNDGLYIASGFGSKGLASSLISAKILTNILTDSSCIFPYNLIESTHPARFLIRMLKSKQ comes from the coding sequence TTGAAACCAGCAAAAATTAATTGGCAAGCATCAGGTGAGCCAATTTCGCAACAATTTGATGATATTTATTTCTCTAAATCAGGTGGTATAGAAGAAACTGAATATGTATTTATACAGCATAACTTTTTAAAAGCGCGTTTTCTAGCGTGCGATGATCAATTTGTAATAGCTGAAACTGGGTTTGGCACAGGTTTAAATTTTCTAGCTACAGCTAAATTATGGCAACAAACAGTAGCTAAAACATCAAAATTAATTTATTACTCAGTAGAAAAATATCCACTGACTAAAAAAGACTTGGAGCAAGCATTATCACTTTGGCTCCAATTAAATAAACTATCAAATCAATTAATTAAAGGTTATCCAAATACCCTTTATGAAGGTAACTTCACAATACAAATAGCTGATAATATTACCTTAGTTTTATTGTTAGGTGATGCTTTAGATGTATTTAAGCGAATGGATATAAAAGTTGATGCTTGGTTTTTAGATGGCTTTGCACCTTCAAAAAATGAATCTATGTGGAAAGACTCGTTATTTAAAGAGATTGCTAAATTAAGTAAAAATAATACAACATTTGCTACTTTTACTGCAGCAAGTATCGTTCGCAAAGGGTTAGAAACTTGTGGTTTTAGTGTATTAAAAGATAAAGGCTTTGGCTTTAAACGCGAAATGCTTTATGGCAGTTATAACCTAGAGAAAAAACCTTTACCTAAAACTAAACCTTGGTTTATGCCAAAACAGAAAAAACAAACAATAAATCATGTTGCAATTATTGGTGGTGGTTTAGCTGGATGTGCACTAGCTTATGAGTTATCGAAAGTAAAGATTAAGTCTAGCATTTATGAAAAAAGTGATGATATTGCATCAGGTGCATCAGGTAATCCAGTAGGGATGGTAAGACCTTATTTAACACTTGATTATAATGCTTCAGATCAGTTTCATAGTACAGGCTTTATTCTTTTAGAGCAGTTTTTAAATCAGCATAAAGATCAGATTCAATTTAATCAGACTGGTCTAATAGAAGTTATTCAACAAATAGATGAAGTCTGGTATCAAAAATTAATCAATAAACGTCAATTAAATACAGATATTATACAATTAGCTGATTCAAATAAGGTAGCGAGCTTAACAAATTTAGCTATGAATCATAAAGCATTTTATTATCCAAAGTGTTTTTCAATTTATCCAAAATCATTATGTCAGTTATGGATACAATTAGCGGATCATTACGTTGATATAAAGATGAAACATGATGTAGTAAATTTAAATAAAATTGATAATAGTTGGCAAGTTGCAACACAAAATAGCAGTTATAAATATGATGCAGTTATTATTGCTGGTGGTTATGGCGCAATTAAACACTTTGAACAAACTAAAGATATACCTGTATTTGCTTCAGTTGGACAAATAACTTGTATAAAAGGTGATTTAAATAGTCAAACTATGATTTCTAATGGTGGTTATATAGTAAAAGATTGTGTTAATGGTCTCTATGTATTAGGTGCAACTTATCGTGATAATGGAGATTACGCATTAGAAGTAAGAGAGCATGATGATCAGTTAAACCTTTCTTTACTAGATAAGCTTGGTATTGATAAGCGCATGGTTGATATTTTAAGTTCAAGAGTATCTATGCGCTGTGTAACATCTGATCATATGCCTTTAGTAGGGCGAGTGCCAGATTATGGAGAATATAACAGTTTATATCAATATCATTTAGCAAAAGGCACCCCATGGTGGCAATTAGATCAACCTCAGTTAAACGATGGATTGTATATTGCCAGCGGCTTTGGTTCAAAAGGTTTAGCATCATCCTTAATTAGTGCAAAAATCTTAACGAATATACTAACTGATTCATCTTGTATATTTCCTTATAATTTAATTGAATCAACTCATCCAGCACGTTTTTTAATAAGGATGTTAAAATCAAAACAATAA